In the Malus domestica chromosome 16, GDT2T_hap1 genome, one interval contains:
- the LOC103403179 gene encoding histidine kinase 3-like (The RefSeq protein has 1 substitution compared to this genomic sequence), with protein sequence MSLFHVFGFGLKVGHLLWMLCCWIVSVISMNWYLTGGIVTDTKVGLLGEAANMCLKWWEKIPMNISKIRHHYYQYIGSKRVRKTWWRRLLFSWVVGWTIGSLWILWYMSSQASEKRKETLASMCDERARMLQDQFNVSMNHIQAMSILISTFHHGKYPSAIDQKTFARYTERTAFERPLTSGVAYAVRVLHSEKEQFEKQQGWTIKRMDTLEQNQVHKNDYAPEALEPSPVQEEYAPVIFAQDTVRHVISFDMLTGKEDRQNVLRARESGKGVLTAPFRLLKTNRLGVILTFAVYKRDLPSNATPNERIQATDGYLGGIFHIESLVEKLLQQLASKQTILVDVYDTTNQSHPISMYGSNVSDDGLQHVSSLSFGDPLRNHEMRCRFKQKPPWPWLAITTSIGILVIALLVGYIFHATVNRIAKVEDDFHKMMELKKQAEAADVAKSQFLATVSHEIRTPMNGVLGMLHMLMDTNLDVTQLDYVRTAQGSGKALVSLINEVLDQAKIESGKLELEAVRFDLRAILDDVLSLFSGKSQQKGVELAVYISDQVPDMLIGDPGRFRQIITNLMGNSIKFTEKGHIFVTVHLVEELIGSIGVETESSSKNTLSGFPVADKHRSWGGFRCFGQDGSASRFSSSSDLINIIVSVEDTGVGIPLEAQSRVFTPFMQVGPSISRTHGGTGIGLSISKCLVGLMKGEIGFVSIPKIGSTFTFTAVFTNASSSSNELTIEQINSQSNAASSEFNGMTALVVDQRPVRAKMSSYHIERLGIRVEVVSDLNQGLASISCGSTTINMVLVEQEVWNKDSGTSALFVSNLRKIDGQVPPKLFILANSSSSCRISSATSGVSTPTVIMKPLRASMLAASLQRAMGVGNKGNLRNGELPSLSLRNLLLGRKILIIDDNNVNLRVAAGALKKYGAEVICADSGKKAISLLTPPHHFDACFMDIQMPEMDGFEATRRIRDLERNISNSIQAWHVPILAMTADVIQATHEECTKCGMDGYVSKPFEAEQLYREVSRFFQSTTTGNA encoded by the exons ATGAGTTTATTCCATGTATTTGGGTTCGGTTTAAAGGTGGGGCATCTGCTTTGGATGCTATGTTGCTGGATTGTATCTTTAATTTCCATGAACTGGTACCTCACTGGTGGGATTGTGACAGACACCAAGGTAGGTTTGCTTGGTGAAGCTGCCAATATGTGCCTCAAATGGTGGGAGAAAATCCCAATGAACATCAGCAAGATCCGCCACCATTACTACCAGTATATCGGGTCGAAGAGAGTCCGAAAAACGTGGTGGAGGAGGCTTTTGTTTTCGTGGGTGGTTGGGTGGACAATTGGGAGCCTCTGGATCTTGTGGTACATGAGCTCACAGGCCAGTGAGAAGAGGAAGGAGACTCTTGCAAGTATGTGTGATGAGAGGGCGAGGATGTTGCAGGATCAGTTTAATGTCAGCATGAACCATATCCAGGCCATGTCGATACTGATCTCAACATTCCACCACGGAAAGTATCCATCGGCCATTGATCAG AAAACTTTTGCGCGGTACACTGAAAGAACTGCTTTCGAGAGACCCCTCACAAGTGGCGTGGCATATGCTGTAAGGGTGCTCCACTCGGAAAAGGAACAATTTGAGAAGCAACAGGGCTGGACTATCAAGAGAATGGATACCCTCGAACAGAACCAGGTTCATAAGAATGACTATGCCCCAGAGGCCTTGGAACCTTCCCCAGTTCAGGAAGAATATGCTCCTGTTATCTTTGCACAGGATACCGTTAGACATGTCATCTCTTTTGATATGCTGACCGGAAAG GAAGATCGACAAAACGTGTTGCGTGCAAGAGAATCGGGAAAGGGGGTTCTTACTGCTCCTTTTCGGCTGCTTAAAACAAACAGACTTGGAGTAATACTGACATTTGCTGTCTACAAAAGAGATCTGCCCTCAAATGCAACTCCAAACGAAAGAATTCAGGCGACTGATGG GTATCTCGGTGGAATCTTTCATATTGAATCACTAGTGGAGAAGTTACTTCAACAACTCGCTAGCAAGCAAACCATCCTTGTGGACGTGTATGATACTACCAATCAGTCGCATCCAATCAGCATGTACGGTTCAAATGTTTCAGATGATGGATTGCAGCACGTCAGCTCCTTAAGTTTTGGAGATCCCTTAAGGAACCATGAGATGCGGTGCAG GTTCAAACAGAAGCCACCTTGGCCGTGGTTAGCCATTACAACTTCTATTGGGATCCTTGTGATTGCATTGCTTGTTGGCTACATTTTCCATGCAACTGTAAATAGGATTGCCAAAGTGGAGGATGATTTCCATAAGATGATGGAACTCAAGAAACAGGCCGAGGCAGCTGATGTTGCCAAATCTCAG TTTCTTGCAACTGTTTCACACGAGATCAGAACCCCAATGAATGGTGTCCTAG GAATGTTACACATGCTAATGGACACAAACCTGGATGTTACTCAACTAGATTATGTCCGAACTGCCCAGGGAAGTGGAAAAGCTCTAgtctcacttataaatgaggTATTGGACCAGGCAAAGATTGAATCTGGTAAGCTGGAGCTTGAGGCAGTGCGTTTTGATCTGCGAGCTATTCTGGATGATGTTTTGTCACTCTTTTCGGGGAAGTCTCAACAAAAAGGAGTAGAG TTGGCAGTATACATCTCAGATCAGGTTCCTGATATGCTTATTGGTGATCCCGGACGGTTTAGGCAGATTATCACTAATCTCATGGGGAATTCAATCAAA TTCACAGAGAAAGGACACATCTTTGTGACGGTTCATCTTGTCGAGGAGCTGATCGGCTCAATAGGCGTTGAGACCGAATCATCATCCAAGAACACTTTGAGTGGTTTCCCCGTTGCAGATAAACACCGCAGTTGGGGAGGATTTAGGTGTTTCGGTCAAGATGGATCTGCAAGCCGTTTTTCATCCTCATCTGACCTCATCAATATTATTGTATCTGTTGAGGACACAGGAGTAGGAATCCCTCTAGAAGCCCAATCTCGTGTTTTCACTCCTTTTATGCAGGTGGGACCATCCATCTCACGTACACATGGAGGCACAGGAATTGGACTAAGCATAAGCAAGTGTTTGGTTGGCCTCATGAAAGGGGAAATCGGGTTTGTTAGCATTCCGAAGATTGGTTCCACATTTACATTTACTGCTGTTTTCACCAATGCCAGCTCCAGTTCAAATGAGTTAACCATCGAGCAAATCAACAGCCAGTCAAATGCTGCATCCTCAGAATTTAATGGCATGACGGCATTAGTAGTGGACCAAAGACCTGTTAGGGCCAAGATGTCAAGTTATCATATCGAACGGCTTGGAATTCGTGTTGAAGTAGTTTCTGATTTGAATCAGGGTTTAGCTAGCATAAGCTGTGGGAGTACAACTATCAATATGGTCCTTGTTGAACAGGAAGTCTGGAATAAAGATTCTGGAACTTCAGCTCTCTTTGTCAGTAATTTACGGAAAATTGATGGACAGGTTCCTCCAAAACTGTTCATTCTTGCCAATTCTAGTAGCTCATGCAGAATAAGCTCTGCAACTTCAGGTGTCTCTACCCCAACCGTTATCATGAAACCGCTCAGGGCAAGCATGCTCGCTGCCTCACTGCAAAGAGCCATGGGAGTTGGTAACAAGGGAAATCTCCGGAATGGGGAGCTCCCAAGTTTGTCTCTCCGCAATCTTCTGCTCGGAAGGAAAATTCTTATTATAGATGATAATAATGTGAATCTCAGAGTAGCTGCCGGTGCTTTGAAAAAGTATGGGGCAGAGGTGATCTGTGCAGACAGTGGTAAAAAGGCAATCTCACTGCTTACGCCGCCCCACCATTTTGATGCCTGCTTCATGGATATCCAGATGCCAGAGATGGATGG GTTTGAAGCTACAAGGAGAATACGTGACTTAGAACGCAATATCAGCAACAGTATTCAAGCATGGCATGTACCCATTCTGGCCATGACTGCTGATGTAATTCAGGCAACCCATGAGGAATGCACAAAGTGCGGAATGGATGGATATGTTTCAAAACCATTCGAAGCTGAACAGCTTTATCGCGAAGTTTCACGTTTTTTCCAATCTACTACAACTGGAAACGCGTAG